The following are from one region of the Sorghum bicolor cultivar BTx623 chromosome 2, Sorghum_bicolor_NCBIv3, whole genome shotgun sequence genome:
- the LOC110432797 gene encoding uncharacterized protein LOC110432797: MRMLTYGVPADATDEYVRIGESTALESLRKFVAAVVEIFEDEYLRYPNEADIARLLAMGEKKGFSGMLGSIDCMHWAWKNCPYDKQGQYKRHVDKPTIILEAVASDDLWIWHAFFGMPGSHNDINVLHRSPLFDNLAESRAPGVKFSVNGHDYTMGYYLADGIYPSWATLIQSIAAPMGNKRQYFAKAQEAARKMVERAFGFFNLGLPLFEDQRALGTLRLWH, translated from the coding sequence ATGCGTATGCTCACTTATGGGGTTCCAGCTGATGCGACAGATGAGTACGTTCGCATTGGCGAAAGTACTGCACTTGAGAGCCTACGTAAGTTTGTTGCTGCAGTTGTTGAAATATTTGAAGATGAATACCTCAGATACCCCAATGAGGCAGACATAGCACGATTACTTGCAATGGGTGAGAAAAAAGGATTTTCGGGAATGTTAGGGTCCATCGATTGTATGCATTGGGCATGGAAGAACTGTCCATATGATAAACAAGGTCAGTACAAGAGGCATGTGGACAAGCCAACTATCATTCTAGAGGCTGTTGCTTCGGACGACCTTTGGATATGGCATGCCTTTTTTGGAATGCCTGGGTCCCATAATGATATCAATGTTCTTCATAGATCTCCTTTGTTTGATAACCTAGCCGAAAGTAGAGCTCCAGGAGTGAAATTTTCTGTTAACGGACATGATTACACAATGGGATATTATCTTGCAGATGGTATATACCCCTCATGGGCTACTTTAATCCAATCCATCGCTGCTCCTATGGGCAACAAGAGGCAATATTTTGCCAAAGCACAAGAAGCAGCGAGGAAGATGGTCGAGAGAGCTTTTGGGTTCTTCAATCTAGGTTTGCCATTATTCGAGGACCAGCGCGCCCTTGGGACATTGAGACTTTGGCATTGA
- the LOC110433001 gene encoding uncharacterized protein LOC110433001 translates to MGRSSEEGSRSRRMKSEAAEAKKVSSEEGSLRPRTRSMKSEAKKAPPEEGTRRRTRSMKSEAAEAKMASSSEVFRILKLESEEDRKILMKVKSEEGMILKLKKEYVAAMEGRPVRPTVVPKVTAAQPAGKKTKKVLVKKLRMMTKAQIDFIRAMATQPCATSNLTEDQLAEYPESFQCSMRQSILVRHTRLAYMEALIDQQEKFGYAVDESETEVTDDEGDAVVEVENY, encoded by the coding sequence ATGGGGCGATCGTCGGAGGAGGGGTCCCGTAGCCGCCGCATGAAGTCGGAGGCGGCGGAGGCTAAGAAGGTTTCGTCGGAGGAGGGGTCCCTTCGCCCCCGTACCCGCAGCATGAAGTCGGAGGCTAAGAAGGCTCCCCCAGAGGAGGGGACCCGTCGCCGTACCCGCAGCATGAAGTCGGAGGCTGCGGAGGCTAAGATGGCGTCGTCGTCGGAGGTCTTCAGGATCCTGAAGCTGGAGTCGGAGGAGGATCGTAAGATCCTGATGAAGGTCAAGTCAGAGGAGGGAATGATCCTGAAGCTCAAGAAGGAGTACGTGGCGGCGATGGAGGGGAGACCAGTCCGCCCTACCGTGGTCCCCAAGGTGACGGCGGCCCAGCCGGCCGGGAAGAAGACGAAGAAGGTGCTGGTCAAGAAGTTGAGGATGATGACGAAGGCGCAGATCGACTTTATCAGGGCAATGGCCACACAACCCTGCGCGACCAGTAACCTCACTGAAGACCAGCTGGCTGAGTATCCAGAGAGTTTCCAATGCAGCATGCGCCAATCTATCCTTGTCAGGCACACAAGGCTTGCCTACATGGAGGCCCTCATCGACCAGCAAGAAAAATTTGGCTACGCGGTGGACGAATCAGAGACCGAGGTCACTGACGACGAAGGAGACGCTGTGGTGGAGGTGGAGAACTACTGA